In a single window of the Candidatus Methylacidiphilales bacterium genome:
- a CDS encoding NAD(P)-dependent oxidoreductase — translation MKIILIGANGFVGSAFHRLLASGAHELIPVTRANYAAHVGTPADLVIEAACNSKKFFAEEKPFEEFDTSVGHRLRTLRDFPAAFHLHVSSVDVYADLTSPSTTRESTVIPAEQTSYYGLHKWMAEELVRKYAKGWLIVRLAGMVGPGLRKNPVYDILHGLPLRIHPDSRYQFLSTEDAARLSWTLFEKGAAGEVVNICGQGTVTPRRVAEMAGRTMDLSALPPDAKPRIVDVSVDKLLGILPVPRSVDTVAEFIARKI, via the coding sequence ATGAAAATCATCCTAATCGGTGCAAATGGCTTTGTCGGCTCGGCATTCCATCGGCTGCTTGCCAGCGGTGCACATGAATTGATTCCCGTCACCCGCGCGAATTACGCCGCTCACGTCGGCACCCCGGCTGACTTGGTCATTGAGGCGGCCTGTAACTCGAAGAAATTTTTCGCCGAGGAAAAACCTTTCGAAGAATTCGATACCTCGGTGGGACACCGGCTCCGCACCCTCCGTGATTTCCCCGCCGCCTTCCATCTCCATGTTTCCAGTGTCGATGTTTACGCCGATCTCACTTCCCCCTCAACCACCCGGGAAAGCACGGTCATACCCGCGGAACAAACTTCCTACTATGGGTTGCACAAATGGATGGCCGAAGAATTGGTTCGAAAATACGCCAAGGGATGGTTGATCGTCCGCCTCGCCGGCATGGTCGGCCCGGGCCTGCGCAAGAACCCGGTCTATGACATCCTCCACGGTCTACCGCTCCGCATCCATCCGGACTCGCGTTATCAGTTCCTTTCGACGGAGGATGCCGCCCGTCTTTCTTGGACGCTTTTCGAGAAAGGAGCAGCCGGTGAAGTGGTGAATATCTGTGGTCAGGGCACCGTGACCCCCAGGCGGGTTGCCGAAATGGCAGGCAGAACCATGGACCTTTCCGCACTGCCCCCCGATGCCAAACCCCGGATCGTCGACGTTTCGGTGGATAAACTCCTCGGAATCCTTCCGGTTCCCCGCTCCGTGGATACCGTCGCTGAATTTATTGCTCGGAAAATCTGA
- a CDS encoding nucleotidyltransferase family protein — translation MFATVILAGGFGTRLQGVLKDLPKPMAPVEGRPFVEWIARALHHQGIRDFVLSTGYLAHKVEEHFHDGILPQARFVCVAESSPLGTAGGFLHAAAQSGFHPGSWLVCNGDSLVAAPLDPLLSLFADPEVDAGVLALWQEDASRYGSLDTDTEGRLRGFREKKPGAAWINAGVYLFRSALLMEFPTKNPLSFETEVFPGLIASGKNIRVARVEGEFLDIGLPESLARAGAFIQRNRSVLA, via the coding sequence ATGTTTGCTACCGTCATTCTGGCGGGTGGTTTTGGCACGCGTCTGCAAGGTGTTTTGAAAGATCTGCCCAAACCGATGGCTCCCGTGGAAGGTCGTCCATTTGTTGAGTGGATAGCGCGGGCGCTCCACCATCAGGGCATCCGCGACTTCGTCCTGTCAACCGGCTATTTGGCCCACAAAGTGGAGGAACATTTCCACGATGGAATCCTTCCCCAAGCCCGCTTCGTTTGTGTGGCCGAGTCCTCTCCGCTTGGAACGGCCGGTGGATTTCTGCACGCCGCGGCCCAATCAGGATTCCATCCGGGGAGTTGGCTGGTCTGTAATGGAGATTCCCTCGTCGCTGCCCCTCTGGATCCGCTCCTTTCCCTGTTTGCAGATCCTGAAGTGGACGCGGGAGTGCTGGCTTTGTGGCAGGAAGATGCTTCGCGCTATGGCAGCCTGGACACCGACACCGAGGGGCGGTTGCGGGGTTTCCGCGAAAAGAAACCTGGTGCGGCTTGGATCAACGCCGGGGTGTATCTTTTTAGAAGCGCTCTATTGATGGAATTCCCCACCAAAAATCCCCTGAGTTTTGAAACGGAAGTATTTCCCGGATTGATCGCCTCCGGAAAAAATATCCGGGTAGCCCGCGTCGAAGGGGAGTTTCTCGACATCGGACTGCCGGAAAGCTTGGCCCGGGCCGGAGCATTTATCCAACGGAACCGGAGTGTGCTCGCATGA
- a CDS encoding FkbM family methyltransferase: protein MSRKLFSGLESSFRFLVGHEGFSSHPLRCVWRVFAWYLLVLTGRNPTMKVGAWNASYLLPSVFRSPAKVFYVFGRDYEPEIKFLESYLREGDVFVDGGANFGLYTIMAARHLGSAGRVFAFEPFPESHELVVKNIDRNRLDNVELFQVALSDENGEARLGVHDDPGRNSLALDASETIATVKVEKKRLDDLWAQHRFPLPTVIKLDVEGHERSILLGALKTLSAATPTIIFELIPPSCERAGHTVGALIDLLRDAGYTFFAFSGNKMIPAIPECGDYIAVHTSRLTEDRNIRMQNSSW from the coding sequence ATGAGCCGTAAGCTATTCAGCGGACTGGAATCCAGTTTCCGGTTCCTCGTCGGGCATGAAGGCTTTTCCTCACACCCCTTGCGGTGTGTCTGGCGGGTTTTTGCCTGGTATCTCCTGGTGTTGACCGGAAGGAATCCAACGATGAAAGTTGGGGCTTGGAACGCTTCCTATCTGTTGCCGAGTGTCTTTCGAAGCCCCGCCAAGGTTTTCTATGTTTTCGGGCGGGACTATGAACCTGAGATCAAATTCTTGGAATCTTATCTCAGGGAGGGAGATGTCTTTGTCGATGGAGGGGCAAACTTTGGACTGTACACGATCATGGCGGCACGCCACCTGGGAAGTGCTGGCCGCGTTTTCGCGTTTGAGCCATTTCCTGAATCCCACGAACTGGTTGTCAAAAATATCGACCGTAATCGCTTGGATAACGTGGAGCTTTTTCAAGTGGCTCTCTCAGATGAAAACGGGGAAGCCCGGTTGGGGGTCCATGATGACCCTGGCCGCAATTCGCTGGCCTTGGATGCCAGCGAGACGATTGCCACAGTAAAAGTGGAGAAAAAGAGGCTAGACGATTTATGGGCCCAGCATCGATTCCCCCTTCCCACGGTGATCAAACTGGACGTGGAGGGGCATGAGCGGAGCATTTTACTCGGGGCGCTGAAAACACTTTCTGCGGCCACTCCCACGATCATTTTTGAGCTGATCCCTCCGTCCTGTGAACGGGCCGGTCATACAGTTGGAGCATTGATCGATCTGCTTCGCGACGCCGGGTATACATTTTTTGCCTTCTCGGGAAACAAAATGATCCCTGCGATTCCAGAATGTGGCGACTACATTGCTGTCCATACATCCCGTTTGACGGAGGACCGGAATATCAGGATGCAAAATTCCTCATGGTGA